A window from Lysobacterales bacterium encodes these proteins:
- a CDS encoding mechanosensitive ion channel, giving the protein MAADRLIRLLAALALALWLAGAAAVAAQAPPADADGPDAAQVDDDPASDPAVAAEIERLAQGDADLARRVQAVMVRVPALAGIRVEVTSGLATLRGSVDTEAMIDVAGQLANAVDGVVAVDNRVYLETALERRLAPVLADGMERLRRLIVALPLLGLALAIVVGLHLLGGLLVRVLAPLRRFSRNPFLTDLMHQALRLAVTVMGVLVALDLLGATALVGAVLGAAGIVGLAVGFAFKDLVENYIAGILLSLRQPFAPNDHVVIDGHEGRVATLTARATTLITLDGNHLRLPNALVFKAVILNYTRNPTRRFVFEFGIGNGEDLCRARELCLAALAGTPGVIAQPPPAMLVRALADSSVTLRCSAWVDQRRASFGKVQSEAIQAVKAALEGAGMDLPEPIYRVQLSQSGAASMPGSTPTVVTPVAPGSSPAASAGRSPRAPAEPAAAADIAPEVHIDAQVEDEARQHGEDNLLRADGPRE; this is encoded by the coding sequence GTGGCTGCTGACCGCCTGATCCGGTTGCTGGCCGCGCTGGCGCTGGCCCTGTGGCTGGCGGGCGCGGCGGCGGTCGCGGCGCAGGCGCCGCCGGCCGATGCCGATGGCCCCGACGCGGCGCAGGTCGACGACGACCCGGCCAGCGATCCTGCGGTGGCCGCCGAGATCGAGCGCCTGGCGCAGGGCGATGCCGACCTTGCGCGGCGTGTGCAGGCGGTGATGGTGCGCGTGCCGGCGTTGGCCGGCATCCGTGTCGAGGTCACCTCCGGACTGGCCACCCTGCGCGGCAGCGTCGATACCGAGGCGATGATCGACGTGGCGGGCCAGCTCGCCAACGCGGTCGACGGCGTGGTCGCTGTGGACAATCGGGTGTATCTGGAAACCGCGCTTGAGCGACGCCTTGCGCCGGTGCTGGCGGACGGCATGGAGCGCCTGCGCAGGCTGATCGTCGCCCTGCCGCTGCTGGGCCTGGCGCTGGCGATCGTGGTCGGCCTGCACCTGCTGGGCGGGTTGCTGGTGCGTGTGCTGGCGCCGCTGCGCCGCTTCAGCCGCAATCCCTTCCTCACCGACCTCATGCACCAGGCGCTGCGCCTGGCGGTGACCGTGATGGGCGTGCTGGTGGCGCTGGACCTGCTGGGCGCGACCGCCCTGGTCGGCGCGGTGCTGGGCGCGGCGGGCATCGTCGGCCTGGCGGTCGGCTTCGCGTTCAAGGACCTGGTGGAGAACTACATCGCCGGCATCCTGCTCAGCCTGCGCCAGCCGTTCGCGCCCAACGACCACGTCGTGATCGACGGCCACGAGGGCCGGGTGGCGACGCTGACCGCGCGCGCCACCACCCTGATCACCCTGGACGGCAACCACCTGCGCCTGCCGAACGCCCTGGTGTTCAAGGCGGTGATCCTCAACTACACGCGCAACCCGACCCGGCGTTTCGTGTTCGAGTTCGGCATCGGCAATGGCGAGGACCTGTGCCGCGCCCGCGAGCTGTGCCTGGCCGCCCTGGCCGGCACGCCCGGCGTGATCGCCCAGCCGCCGCCCGCGATGCTGGTGCGAGCGCTGGCCGACTCCAGCGTGACGCTGCGCTGCAGCGCCTGGGTCGACCAGCGCCGGGCTTCGTTCGGCAAGGTGCAGAGCGAGGCCATCCAGGCGGTCAAGGCGGCGCTGGAGGGCGCCGGCATGGACCTGCCCGAGCCGATCTACCGGGTCCAGCTCAGCCAGTCGGGGGCGGCGTCGATGCCCGGTTCCACCCCGACCGTGGTGACGCCGGTTGCGCCAGGATCGTCGCCGGCAGCCTCCGCCGGCCGCTCGCCGCGAGCGCCCGCAGAGCCCGCAGCCGCAGCCGACATCGCCCCCGAAGTCCACATCGACGCCCAGGTCGAGGACGAGGCGCGCCAGCATGGCGAGGACAACCTGCTGCGCGCCGACGGCCCGCGCGAGTAG
- a CDS encoding MAPEG family protein gives MMMPRVTAFYAALLALLMLALAARVVMYRRRARIGIGDGGDKALALRVRVHANFAENIPLALVLLLVLELLATVPLWLHAFGIALVLGRVLHAAGLSRTAGTSNGRVFGTVLTWLAIAAMALVLLWQSVAWWLLTA, from the coding sequence GTGATGATGCCGCGCGTCACCGCCTTCTATGCGGCGCTGCTGGCATTGCTGATGCTGGCCCTTGCCGCCCGCGTGGTCATGTACCGTCGGCGCGCCCGCATCGGCATCGGCGACGGCGGCGACAAGGCGCTCGCGCTGCGCGTTCGCGTGCACGCCAACTTCGCCGAGAACATCCCGCTGGCCCTGGTGCTGCTGCTGGTGCTCGAACTGCTGGCGACGGTGCCCCTGTGGCTGCACGCGTTCGGCATCGCCCTGGTCCTGGGCCGGGTGCTGCACGCGGCGGGCCTGTCGCGCACCGCCGGAACCAGCAACGGCCGCGTGTTCGGCACCGTGCTGACCTGGCTGGCGATCGCCGCCATGGCGCTGGTGCTGCTGTGGCAGAGCGTGGCCTGGTGGCTGCTGACCGCCTGA
- a CDS encoding DUF4920 domain-containing protein has protein sequence MKRLFLPLLLSATAALAAGEGASTPQITASGSHVYGEAMPLGRPAAIGSVLDDAGPFLRRRAKFEGRITQVCQNKGCWLVLADGERSARVFTNHAFFLPMDSSGNAVVYGTLGQRTLSESFARHLAEDAGDDPSSVSGPQVEYRIDAYSVELQPAG, from the coding sequence ATGAAGCGTCTGTTCCTGCCCCTGCTGCTTTCCGCCACGGCCGCGCTGGCCGCGGGCGAGGGCGCCAGCACGCCGCAGATCACCGCCAGCGGCAGCCACGTCTACGGCGAGGCCATGCCCCTTGGGCGGCCGGCCGCGATCGGCTCGGTGCTGGACGATGCCGGCCCGTTCCTGCGCCGCCGCGCCAAGTTCGAGGGCCGCATCACCCAGGTCTGCCAGAACAAGGGCTGCTGGCTGGTGCTGGCCGACGGCGAGCGCAGCGCGCGCGTGTTCACCAACCACGCCTTCTTCCTGCCCATGGACAGCAGCGGCAATGCCGTGGTCTACGGCACGCTCGGCCAGCGCACGCTGAGCGAGAGCTTCGCCCGGCACCTGGCCGAAGACGCCGGCGACGACCCTTCATCGGTGAGCGGCCCGCAGGTCGAGTACCGCATCGACGCGTATAGCGTCGAACTGCAGCCGGCAGGCTGA
- a CDS encoding MBL fold metallo-hydrolase, translated as MRLWSIDGNSQRLDGGAMFGNVPRALWGQWLPPDEAHRVPLACRALLARDLAGRTVLFETGIGAFFEPRMRERFGVVEERHRLLDSLAEAGLGHQDIDVVVLSHLHFDHAGGLLAAWREGAAPELLFPNARFLVGAAHWQRALDPHPRDRASFIPELAPLLRDSGRLELVEGAHSATLGEAVRFHYSDGHTPGLMLSEIVSPEGGVVFCADLIPGRPWVHLPVTMGYDRWPERLIDEKQAFLVDMLARGVRLFFTHDPGCAMARLARDPRGKYLAVDPVERLVDWPLAT; from the coding sequence ATGAGGCTGTGGTCGATCGACGGCAACAGCCAGCGCCTGGACGGCGGCGCAATGTTCGGCAACGTGCCGCGCGCGCTGTGGGGCCAGTGGCTGCCGCCCGACGAGGCGCACCGCGTGCCCCTGGCCTGCCGGGCGCTGCTGGCGCGCGACCTCGCCGGCCGCACGGTGCTGTTCGAGACCGGCATCGGCGCCTTCTTCGAGCCGCGCATGCGCGAGCGCTTCGGCGTCGTCGAGGAACGGCACCGGCTGCTGGATTCGCTGGCCGAGGCCGGCCTGGGCCACCAGGACATCGACGTTGTGGTGCTCTCGCACCTGCATTTCGACCACGCCGGCGGCCTGCTCGCCGCCTGGCGCGAGGGCGCAGCGCCGGAACTGCTGTTCCCGAACGCGCGCTTCCTGGTCGGTGCCGCGCACTGGCAGCGTGCGCTCGACCCGCACCCGCGCGACCGCGCCTCGTTCATCCCGGAGCTGGCGCCGCTGCTGCGCGACTCCGGCCGCCTGGAACTGGTCGAGGGCGCGCACAGCGCCACCCTGGGCGAGGCGGTGCGCTTCCACTACAGCGATGGCCACACACCGGGCCTGATGCTCTCGGAGATCGTCTCGCCGGAAGGCGGCGTGGTGTTCTGCGCCGACCTCATCCCTGGCCGGCCCTGGGTGCACCTGCCGGTCACCATGGGCTACGACCGCTGGCCCGAGCGCCTGATCGACGAGAAGCAGGCCTTCCTGGTGGACATGCTGGCGCGCGGCGTGCGGCTGTTCTTCACGCACGACCCGGGCTGCGCGATGGCCCGGCTGGCGCGCGATCCACGCGGCAAGTACCTGGCGGTCGATCCGGTCGAACGGCTGGTCGACTGGCCGCTGGCGACCTGA
- the ggt gene encoding gamma-glutamyltransferase, giving the protein MTLARRVLLAAALMFPALLLSATPAATPAAAPEAAAGPGRAGIASAHHLATEAGHEVLAAGGNAFDAAVAVAMALAVVEPASSGIGGGGFFLVRRASDGKEVFIDARETAPAAVSLDWYLDDDGKPDRDRSVNGPLAAGIPGQPAGLAWLAEHYGKLPLETSLAPAIRLAREGFPVDDKYRALMGYRVEVLRRWRSSARQFLDAGENPAEGHVIRQLDLARTIERLAKHGHEGFYAGDTARRLVTGVNEAGGSWTLDDLAAYQVKEREPLVIDYRGHRIVTSPPPSSGGVVIAQVLNILRRWDLPALDPAPRTHLLAEALRRGYRDRGIYLGDPDFVEMPLRKLLSTDYAAGLRASILLDRATPSAMLPGTDNAPRGSDTTHFSVIDAEGNLVAATLSVNLPYGSGFVVPGTGVLLNNEMDDFALVPDAPNAYGLIGREANAPAPGKRMLSSMTPTFVIGDDRTAVIGTPGGSRIITMVLLGLLEVIDGKDAQAVVSARRIHHQYLPDAISAEQGALDEATIAALKEMGHTVNVGERDWGNMQVVIWNHADDSLEAAADPRWSSGRGEVREP; this is encoded by the coding sequence ATGACCCTCGCCCGCCGCGTCCTGCTGGCCGCCGCCCTGATGTTTCCCGCGCTGCTGCTGTCGGCCACACCGGCGGCCACCCCGGCGGCGGCGCCGGAAGCCGCTGCCGGTCCCGGGAGGGCCGGCATCGCCAGTGCCCACCACCTGGCGACGGAAGCGGGCCACGAGGTGCTGGCGGCCGGCGGCAACGCCTTCGACGCCGCGGTGGCGGTCGCCATGGCGCTGGCCGTGGTCGAGCCGGCCAGTTCGGGCATCGGCGGCGGCGGCTTCTTCCTTGTGCGCCGCGCCAGCGACGGCAAGGAAGTCTTCATCGATGCCCGGGAGACCGCGCCGGCGGCGGTCAGCCTGGACTGGTACCTGGACGACGACGGCAAGCCCGACCGCGACCGCAGCGTCAACGGGCCGCTGGCTGCGGGCATTCCCGGCCAGCCGGCGGGGCTGGCCTGGCTGGCCGAGCACTACGGGAAGCTGCCCCTGGAGACCTCGCTGGCGCCCGCCATCCGCCTGGCCCGCGAGGGCTTCCCGGTCGACGACAAGTACCGCGCCCTGATGGGCTACCGGGTCGAGGTGCTGCGCCGCTGGCGTTCCAGCGCCCGGCAGTTCCTGGATGCCGGCGAGAATCCCGCCGAGGGTCACGTGATCCGCCAGCTCGACCTGGCGCGCACCATCGAGCGCCTGGCCAAGCACGGTCATGAGGGGTTCTACGCCGGTGACACGGCGCGCCGCCTGGTGACCGGCGTCAACGAGGCAGGCGGCAGCTGGACGCTGGACGACCTCGCCGCCTACCAGGTCAAGGAACGCGAGCCGCTGGTCATCGACTACCGCGGCCACCGCATCGTGACCTCGCCGCCGCCCTCGTCGGGTGGCGTGGTGATCGCCCAGGTGCTGAACATCCTGCGCCGCTGGGACCTGCCGGCGCTGGATCCCGCGCCGCGCACCCACCTGCTCGCCGAGGCGCTGCGCCGCGGCTACCGCGACCGCGGCATCTACCTGGGCGATCCGGATTTCGTCGAGATGCCGCTGCGAAAGCTGCTCAGCACCGACTATGCGGCCGGCCTGCGCGCCTCCATCCTGCTCGACCGGGCGACGCCCAGCGCCATGCTGCCGGGAACCGACAACGCGCCGCGCGGCAGCGACACCACGCACTTCTCGGTGATCGACGCCGAGGGCAACCTGGTGGCCGCGACGCTGAGCGTCAATCTGCCGTACGGCTCGGGTTTCGTGGTGCCGGGCACCGGCGTGCTGCTCAACAACGAGATGGACGACTTCGCGCTGGTGCCGGACGCGCCGAACGCCTACGGCCTGATCGGTCGCGAGGCGAACGCGCCGGCGCCGGGCAAGCGCATGCTGTCGTCGATGACGCCCACTTTCGTGATCGGCGACGATCGCACCGCGGTGATCGGCACGCCGGGCGGCAGCCGCATCATCACCATGGTGCTGCTCGGCCTGCTCGAGGTGATCGACGGCAAGGACGCGCAGGCCGTGGTTTCGGCCCGGCGCATCCACCACCAGTACCTGCCCGACGCGATCTCGGCCGAGCAGGGCGCCCTGGACGAGGCGACCATCGCCGCGCTAAAGGAGATGGGCCACACGGTCAACGTCGGCGAGCGCGACTGGGGCAACATGCAGGTGGTGATCTGGAACCACGCCGACGACAGCCTGGAAGCGGCCGCCGATCCGCGCTGGTCGTCCGGGCGCGGCGAGGTGCGCGAACCATGA
- a CDS encoding YfhL family 4Fe-4S dicluster ferredoxin has product MALRITDLCINCDVCEPACPNQAIHQGESIYEIDPARCTECVGHFDEPQCQAVCPVECCLPDPDQVEDQAQLLAKYHRLTGITP; this is encoded by the coding sequence ATGGCCCTGCGCATCACCGACCTGTGCATCAACTGCGACGTCTGCGAACCGGCATGTCCGAACCAGGCGATCCACCAGGGCGAATCCATCTACGAGATCGACCCGGCGCGCTGCACCGAATGCGTCGGCCACTTCGACGAGCCGCAATGCCAGGCGGTATGCCCGGTGGAGTGCTGCCTGCCCGACCCCGACCAGGTCGAGGACCAGGCCCAGCTGCTGGCCAAGTACCACCGACTGACCGGAATCACGCCATGA
- the coaD gene encoding pantetheine-phosphate adenylyltransferase translates to MPANPRIAVYPGTFDPLTNGHIDLVERAAPLFDRLVVSVAENPVKGPSFSLDERIDLARQALAGIAGVEVVGYRVLLADFVRDLGAGVILRGLRAVSDFEYEFQLASMNRHLIPEAETLFLTPAEQWSFISSSLVREVARFGGDVSGFVHPVVWAALQRRFA, encoded by the coding sequence ATGCCCGCCAACCCCCGCATCGCCGTCTACCCGGGCACCTTCGATCCGCTCACCAACGGCCATATCGACCTGGTGGAACGCGCCGCGCCGCTGTTCGACCGGCTGGTGGTGTCGGTCGCCGAGAACCCGGTCAAGGGTCCCAGCTTCTCCCTGGACGAGCGCATCGACCTGGCCCGCCAGGCGCTGGCCGGCATCGCAGGCGTCGAGGTGGTCGGCTACCGGGTGCTGCTGGCGGACTTCGTGCGGGATCTCGGCGCCGGGGTGATCCTGCGTGGCCTGCGCGCCGTCTCCGACTTCGAGTACGAGTTCCAGCTGGCCAGCATGAACCGCCACCTCATCCCGGAAGCGGAGACCCTGTTCCTGACGCCCGCCGAGCAGTGGAGCTTCATCTCCTCCTCGCTGGTCCGCGAGGTCGCCCGGTTCGGTGGCGACGTCTCCGGCTTCGTGCATCCGGTGGTGTGGGCGGCCCTGCAGCGGCGTTTCGCCTGA
- the rsmD gene encoding 16S rRNA (guanine(966)-N(2))-methyltransferase RsmD, whose protein sequence is MAGGAGTDRYANSPSRAHDPGVGACDQRRLRVAVAGERRRNRKARTAAGRETQRRRAGEPERRTVGVPAGRCASIPLAYRGPGNADAQTAWNTRPADAATRRRRLPVGAAALIARATRAAPGRVRIIAGTWRGRRLPVADVPGLRPTPDRVRETLFNWLAPVVEGSRCLDLFAGTGALGLEAASRGAAHVSLVERDPRALAVLRANVELLATGDTVQVVAADALEWLRRPPLAPFDLVFLDPPYDAGLLAPALAALLANGWLAPSAWLYVEWPRGGPAPLSATPWRSLTAGQVQCALYRATDARPAPEQP, encoded by the coding sequence ATGGCGGGCGGGGCTGGGACGGACCGGTATGCTAACAGCCCGTCGCGGGCGCACGATCCGGGTGTGGGCGCCTGCGATCAGCGCCGGCTCAGAGTCGCCGTGGCCGGGGAACGCCGCCGCAACCGCAAGGCCCGGACCGCCGCCGGCCGGGAGACGCAACGCCGCCGCGCCGGAGAGCCGGAGCGTCGGACGGTCGGCGTACCGGCCGGCCGCTGCGCATCCATCCCCTTGGCTTATCGAGGCCCCGGAAATGCCGACGCCCAGACCGCCTGGAACACCCGCCCCGCGGACGCCGCGACCCGACGTCGCCGGCTGCCGGTCGGAGCCGCTGCCTTGATCGCGCGCGCGACACGCGCAGCGCCGGGCAGGGTCCGCATCATCGCCGGCACCTGGCGCGGCCGGCGCCTGCCGGTGGCCGATGTGCCGGGCCTGCGACCGACCCCTGACCGGGTGAGGGAGACCCTGTTCAACTGGCTGGCGCCGGTGGTCGAGGGCAGCCGTTGCCTGGACCTGTTCGCGGGTACCGGTGCCCTGGGCCTGGAGGCCGCCTCCCGCGGCGCTGCGCACGTGTCCCTGGTCGAACGCGACCCGCGCGCGCTTGCGGTGCTGCGCGCGAATGTCGAGTTGCTCGCGACAGGCGATACCGTGCAGGTGGTCGCGGCCGATGCCCTGGAGTGGCTGCGCAGGCCACCTCTGGCGCCCTTCGATCTGGTCTTCCTGGACCCCCCCTACGACGCCGGCCTGCTGGCACCCGCGCTGGCTGCCCTGCTCGCCAACGGCTGGCTGGCGCCGTCCGCCTGGCTGTACGTTGAATGGCCACGCGGCGGCCCCGCGCCCCTGTCGGCCACGCCCTGGCGCAGCCTGACAGCCGGCCAGGTGCAATGCGCCCTCTACCGCGCCACCGACGCCCGCCCCGCCCCCGAGCAGCCCTGA
- the ftsY gene encoding signal recognition particle-docking protein FtsY, with amino-acid sequence MLGLFRKKPTDQPAAGDPAADKAVQAPAAAAPAAEPAAPARGGWRQRLSGSALGVGLRALFSTRPPLDEDLLESLETALLTADVGVPATTALIEALRTEMRARRYRDSDDLMADLKARLRALLAPVARPLQVDPARAPFAILMVGVNGVGKTTTIGKLARRLSREGHNVVLAAGDTFRAAAVAQLETWGERTGVQVFSQGQGADSASVIFDALKAAQARGAGVLVADTAGRLHTQAGLMDELSKVRRVMAKADTGAPHEVLQVIDGSTGQNAVNQVRQFREAAQVTGLVVTKLDGTAKGGVVFALAREFGLPIRFIGLGEGAEDLQPFDPDAFVDGLLPDDGAR; translated from the coding sequence ATGCTCGGCCTGTTCCGCAAGAAGCCCACCGACCAGCCTGCCGCCGGCGATCCCGCCGCGGACAAGGCCGTCCAAGCCCCGGCAGCCGCCGCGCCCGCTGCGGAACCCGCAGCGCCCGCCCGCGGCGGCTGGCGCCAGCGCTTGTCCGGCAGCGCCCTGGGCGTCGGCCTGCGCGCGCTGTTCTCGACCCGGCCGCCGCTGGACGAAGACCTGCTGGAGAGTCTGGAGACCGCCCTGCTCACCGCCGACGTCGGCGTGCCGGCGACCACCGCCCTGATCGAGGCGCTGCGCACCGAGATGCGCGCCCGCCGCTACCGCGATTCCGACGACCTGATGGCCGATCTCAAGGCGCGCCTGCGCGCCCTGCTGGCACCGGTCGCGCGACCGCTGCAGGTCGACCCCGCGCGCGCGCCGTTCGCGATCCTGATGGTCGGCGTCAACGGCGTCGGCAAGACCACCACCATCGGCAAGCTGGCCCGGCGCCTGTCCCGCGAAGGCCACAACGTGGTGCTGGCCGCCGGCGACACCTTCCGCGCCGCCGCCGTCGCCCAGCTCGAGACCTGGGGCGAACGCACCGGCGTGCAGGTGTTCTCGCAGGGCCAGGGCGCCGATTCCGCGTCGGTGATCTTCGATGCACTGAAGGCCGCGCAGGCGCGCGGCGCCGGTGTGCTGGTCGCCGACACCGCCGGCCGCCTGCACACCCAGGCGGGCCTGATGGACGAGCTCTCCAAGGTTCGCCGGGTGATGGCCAAGGCCGACACCGGCGCGCCGCACGAGGTGTTGCAGGTGATCGACGGCAGCACCGGCCAGAACGCCGTCAACCAGGTGCGGCAGTTCCGCGAGGCCGCCCAGGTCACCGGCCTGGTGGTCACCAAGCTGGACGGCACGGCCAAGGGCGGCGTGGTGTTCGCGCTGGCCCGCGAGTTCGGCCTGCCGATCCGCTTCATCGGCCTGGGCGAGGGCGCCGAAGACCTGCAGCCGTTCGACCCGGACGCCTTCGTCGATGGCCTGCTGCCCGACGACGGGGCACGCTGA